CGATGATCGAGGTCAGCGGCGTGCGCAGCTCGTGGCTTACCATCGAGATGAACTCCTGCTTCATCCGATCGACCAGCTTGCGCTCGGTGATGTCGCGAAAGATGCCGCGGGTGGCGACCGGCAGACCGTCGACGAAGCGGGAGTTGATCGAGCCCTCGACCGAGATTTCCTGGCCTTCTCGGGTGACGAAGATCGCCTCGAGCCGGCCCTGTCCGTCGCCGGCGAGGATGCTCTGCACGACGTCGCGATCGCTCGTCGGATGCTGGCGCACGACGTCCCACAACCTGAGTTTCTGGACATCCTGGTCGACGTAGCCGAGGGTCTCTTTCCATGCCCGGTTGACGTATTGGAATCGGCCGTCGGGAGAGACGCTCTGGATCAAGTCGGTGGCGTTCTCGAGCAAATCGCGATATTTCTCTTCAGAGAGCGCCAAGGCGATCTCGGCCTGTCGGGTCTGAATCGAGGCGCCGAAAGTCCGGGCGGCGGTGCGCAGCGCCTCGATCTCGGCGGAAAGCCACTCGCGGTCGGTGGCGCCGTCTTCGAGGCTGAGGTAGCCGCGCAGCGTGGCGTCGACGAAGATCGGCACCACGACGAACGAGCTGACCTCCCAGGCTTCGAGGATCTTGCGCTCCTGGCTCGGCAAGTCCCGCACCTGGCCCTGGAGCGTCTGGCCGGCTTGCAGTCGATCCTTCCAACAGGTGAAGAGTTCGACGCGGTCCGGCAGCCCACGGTTGAATCGTTCCTCCATCTCACCGCCGGGCGTCGTCCAGCTGACGATCGCGCTGC
This is a stretch of genomic DNA from bacterium. It encodes these proteins:
- a CDS encoding PAS domain S-box protein; amino-acid sequence: MKIAQSPRLLGSARKLRQELESVERALQATTQELELAREELTAQEEEKIRLETRLRLLEKAVETVNLGVTITDTEGKIIYVNPADARMHGYAIDELIGKEARLLAHRSADPEGRGDPSGPWSRRRLDSTKDGRSFPVRLISDRVHNSDRQPVATVTICEDIRERERVRRTLTRRDNILKAVGRSAERLLTDGSWEESVEEVLQRLGSATGVDLIYLSVVKDESPFPTGSAIVSWTTPGGEMEERFNRGLPDRVELFTCWKDRLQAGQTLQGQVRDLPSQERKILEAWEVSSFVVVPIFVDATLRGYLSLEDGATDREWLSAEIEALRTAARTFGASIQTRQAEIALALSEEKYRDLLENATDLIQSVSPDGRFQYVNRAWKETLGYVDQDVQKLRLWDVVRQHPTSDRDVVQSILAGDGQGRLEAIFVTREGQEISVEGSINSRFVDGLPVATRGIFRDITERKLVDRMKQEFISMVSHELRTPLTSII